One Burkholderia sp. 9120 DNA window includes the following coding sequences:
- a CDS encoding tetratricopeptide repeat protein, translated as MANLSRAKDWHAAGRFDEAAREYETLLASDPDNPELLHLYGVLHYQRGAVADAESLLRQSIALTPTARTLSDLGAVLAESGRADAGLAQFDAALRLDPLDIQTLVRKGNTLTALRRHAAALEAFDRVLSISPLVLDALCNRGGALRALGRREEALDTYDRALVVDPASFESWFNRGLVLRELQRTAEALQSFERALAIQPGHAVMLSMRGQCLVDLGRLNEALAAFNEAIAAEPGMIEALYNSAVALDRLGRPDEAIGRCARVLALDPHHARALTCRANAMLQLKRYDAALSNYDLALTIDPDAADIHCNRGTALRYLKRYDDALASYDAALARDDRFGEAWTNRSNVLQDLHRYDEAMSALDKALQIRPDHATNFFNRGNLHYDTGRHEAAQAAYDRAIELKPDYVDAHFARASLYLAQGDFARGWAGYEWRLRDAELARHYRPFVQPLWRGDEPLDGKTILIHAEQGFGDTLQFCRYAPQLAALGARVVLEVQPALRKLMTTLPGPAQVLARGEPLPAFDYQCPLLSLPFALRTELASIPRHTPYLQADAERARQFAERLGNGRRPRIGLAWSGNPEHRNDHNRSIDFAQLAPLFALDVDWISLQKTVREQDEALLGDSPVICLDDELDDFADTAALIRSLDLVISVDSAVAHLAGALGQPVWVLLSDPAEWRWLRERADSPWYPDARLFRQSTPGQWGSVIEAVRAAIGQPDAED; from the coding sequence GTGGCGAATTTATCGCGGGCCAAAGATTGGCATGCGGCAGGGCGCTTCGACGAAGCGGCGCGCGAGTACGAAACGCTCCTGGCCAGCGACCCCGACAACCCCGAGCTGTTGCATCTCTACGGCGTGCTGCATTACCAGCGCGGCGCGGTGGCCGACGCCGAGTCGTTGCTGCGCCAGTCGATTGCGTTGACGCCCACGGCGCGCACGCTGTCCGATCTCGGCGCGGTGCTGGCCGAATCCGGACGGGCCGACGCAGGCCTCGCGCAGTTCGACGCCGCGTTGCGGCTCGATCCGCTCGACATCCAGACGCTCGTGCGCAAGGGCAATACGCTGACGGCGCTGCGTCGCCATGCGGCAGCGCTCGAAGCGTTCGACCGCGTGCTGTCGATCTCGCCGCTCGTGCTCGACGCGTTGTGCAATCGCGGCGGCGCGTTGCGTGCGTTGGGGCGGCGCGAGGAAGCGCTCGACACGTATGACCGCGCGCTGGTCGTCGATCCTGCTTCGTTCGAATCGTGGTTCAACCGTGGTCTGGTGCTGCGCGAATTACAGCGCACCGCCGAGGCGCTGCAAAGCTTCGAGCGCGCGCTTGCGATCCAGCCCGGCCATGCCGTGATGCTGTCGATGCGCGGCCAGTGTCTGGTGGACCTCGGTCGGCTGAACGAAGCGCTCGCGGCCTTCAACGAAGCCATCGCGGCCGAGCCCGGCATGATCGAGGCGCTCTACAACAGCGCGGTCGCACTCGACCGTCTCGGGCGACCCGACGAAGCGATCGGCCGCTGCGCACGGGTGCTGGCGTTGGACCCGCACCATGCGCGCGCGTTGACCTGCCGGGCCAATGCGATGCTGCAATTGAAGCGCTACGACGCGGCGTTGTCGAACTACGACCTCGCGTTGACGATCGACCCCGACGCGGCCGACATTCACTGCAACCGCGGCACGGCATTGCGCTATCTGAAGCGCTACGACGACGCACTCGCCAGTTACGACGCAGCGCTCGCGCGCGACGACCGCTTCGGCGAAGCATGGACCAACCGCAGCAACGTGCTGCAGGATCTGCATCGCTACGACGAAGCGATGAGCGCGCTCGACAAGGCGCTGCAGATCAGACCAGATCACGCGACGAACTTTTTCAACCGCGGCAATCTCCACTACGACACCGGCCGTCACGAAGCCGCGCAAGCCGCCTACGACCGCGCGATCGAACTGAAGCCGGACTACGTCGACGCGCATTTCGCGCGGGCCTCGCTGTATCTCGCGCAAGGCGACTTCGCGCGCGGCTGGGCCGGCTACGAATGGCGTCTGCGGGACGCCGAACTGGCGCGGCACTATCGCCCGTTCGTGCAACCGTTGTGGCGCGGCGACGAACCGCTCGACGGCAAGACGATCCTGATTCACGCCGAACAGGGCTTCGGCGACACGCTGCAGTTCTGCCGCTACGCGCCGCAGCTAGCCGCGCTGGGCGCGCGCGTGGTGCTCGAAGTCCAACCGGCCTTGCGCAAGCTGATGACGACGCTGCCAGGCCCCGCGCAAGTGCTCGCGCGAGGCGAGCCGCTGCCGGCTTTCGACTATCAGTGTCCGCTGCTCAGCCTGCCGTTTGCGTTGCGCACGGAACTGGCGAGCATTCCGCGTCACACGCCGTATCTGCAGGCGGACGCGGAGCGCGCACGGCAATTTGCTGAACGGCTCGGTAATGGACGGCGTCCGCGGATTGGGCTGGCGTGGTCCGGCAATCCCGAGCATCGCAACGACCACAACCGTTCGATCGATTTCGCGCAACTCGCGCCGCTGTTTGCGCTGGACGTCGACTGGATCAGCCTGCAAAAAACCGTGCGCGAGCAGGACGAAGCGTTGCTCGGCGACTCGCCCGTCATCTGCCTCGACGACGAACTCGACGATTTCGCGGACACCGCCGCGCTGATCCGTTCGCTCGATCTGGTGATCTCCGTCGACTCGGCCGTCGCGCATCTGGCTGGCGCGTTGGGCCAGCCGGTCTGGGTGCTGTTGTCGGACCCGGCCGAATGGCGCTGGTTGCGCGAACGCGCGGACAGTCCGTGGTATCCCGACGCGCGGTTGTTCCGGCAAAGCACGCCGGGTCAGTGGGGCAGCGTGATCGAAGCGGTCAGGGCGGCC
- a CDS encoding prepilin-type N-terminal cleavage/methylation domain-containing protein: MKRATSPRGAPRTKGFTLIEMLVAITLLAVIALLSWRGLDATIRGRDDIAAKLGQTRLIGRYFSQMQYDLLNLVTADEVFGPPLRIRPNELVLVRHLGIGSGPTQVQVVRYQLKGSELIRSASQPLSSLADLDDALQHMDQFARIVVSDNARSMQLAVWIAPDGWTSSQPAVEAAYTRFLSQHGISNITSLGMPLPRGLRFTVALGSPPVEFVRMIPIGQ; the protein is encoded by the coding sequence ATGAAGCGCGCCACTAGCCCGCGCGGCGCGCCGCGAACGAAAGGCTTCACGCTGATCGAGATGCTGGTCGCGATCACGCTGCTCGCCGTGATTGCGCTGCTGTCGTGGCGCGGCCTCGACGCGACGATTCGCGGACGCGACGACATCGCCGCGAAGCTCGGCCAGACGCGGCTGATCGGCCGATACTTCTCGCAAATGCAATACGACCTGCTGAACCTCGTCACCGCCGACGAGGTGTTCGGTCCGCCATTGCGAATCCGGCCCAATGAACTCGTGCTGGTTCGGCATCTGGGTATCGGCAGCGGGCCGACTCAGGTGCAGGTCGTACGCTATCAATTGAAGGGCAGCGAACTGATACGCAGCGCGTCACAGCCGCTCAGCTCGCTCGCCGATCTCGACGATGCCTTGCAGCACATGGATCAATTCGCGCGCATTGTTGTCAGCGACAACGCGCGTTCGATGCAACTCGCGGTATGGATCGCGCCGGACGGTTGGACGTCCAGTCAGCCCGCCGTCGAGGCTGCGTACACGCGCTTTCTGTCGCAGCACGGCATCAGCAACATCACGTCGCTTGGCATGCCGCTGCCGCGTGGTCTCCGCTTCACCGTCGCGCTCGGCAGTCCGCCGGTCGAATTCGTGCGGATGATTCCGATCGGGCAATGA
- the gspI gene encoding type II secretion system minor pseudopilin GspI, with protein sequence MRARATSGKSGGFTLIEVLIALAIVAIALGAVLRAIGSLATDTDSARARLLALWSADNALAAIRISSSWPPVGRSTFACPQGQYPFVCRQVVTAFESPLVRQVTVSVLPSASSRSVLAEVVTVVQDEARH encoded by the coding sequence ATGCGTGCGCGCGCAACCTCCGGCAAGTCCGGTGGCTTCACGCTCATCGAAGTGCTGATCGCGCTCGCGATCGTCGCCATTGCGCTGGGCGCGGTGCTGCGCGCGATCGGCTCGCTCGCGACGGACACCGACAGCGCGCGCGCACGCTTGCTCGCGCTGTGGAGCGCGGACAATGCATTGGCGGCGATTCGTATTTCATCCAGTTGGCCGCCCGTGGGGCGCAGTACGTTCGCCTGTCCGCAGGGACAGTACCCATTCGTCTGCCGCCAGGTGGTGACGGCGTTCGAAAGCCCGCTGGTGCGTCAGGTGACGGTGAGTGTGTTGCCGTCCGCGTCGAGCCGCAGCGTCCTCGCCGAAGTCGTGACCGTGGTGCAGGATGAAGCGCGCCACTAG
- a CDS encoding L-fuconate dehydratase — MTTITNLSVRDIRFPTSRSLDGSDAMNAAPDYSATYVTLETDSAQPEGLTGHGLTFTIGRGNEICVAAVKALAPLVVGRTLEEIAANMGGFWRALTSDSQLRWIGPDKGAIHLATAAVVNAAWDLWAKAEGKPVWKLLVDMSPEELVRCLDFRYVTDAITPQEAIAMLHRHASSRGEREAEMLAQGYPAYTTSAGWLGYDDDKIRRLAREGVAQGWTHFKQKVGGNLDEDMRRARILREEIGANRKLMMDANQVWDVDEAVANMRRLAQFDPWWIEEPTSPDDILGHAAIRQRLKPIGVATGEHCHNRVMFKQLLQAQAIDFCQVDSCRLGGLNEVIVVLLMAAKFGVPVCPHAGGVGLCEYVQHISLFDYVCVSASPENRVLEYVDHLHEHFIDPVVIRNGRYMPPQRPGYSIEMHAASLDRYRFPDGAGWTT, encoded by the coding sequence GTGACTACGATCACCAACCTGTCCGTGCGGGACATCCGCTTTCCGACTTCGCGTTCGCTCGATGGCTCCGACGCGATGAACGCGGCGCCGGATTACTCCGCCACTTACGTGACGCTCGAAACCGATTCGGCGCAGCCAGAAGGGCTCACCGGTCATGGCCTGACGTTCACGATCGGACGCGGTAACGAGATCTGCGTGGCGGCGGTGAAGGCGCTGGCGCCGCTGGTGGTCGGCAGGACGCTCGAAGAAATAGCGGCGAACATGGGCGGGTTCTGGCGCGCGCTGACGTCGGACAGTCAATTGCGCTGGATCGGTCCGGACAAGGGCGCGATCCATCTGGCGACCGCGGCCGTCGTCAATGCCGCGTGGGATCTGTGGGCCAAAGCGGAAGGCAAGCCGGTGTGGAAACTGCTGGTCGACATGAGCCCGGAAGAACTCGTGCGGTGTCTCGACTTCCGTTACGTGACCGACGCGATCACGCCGCAGGAAGCGATCGCGATGCTGCATCGTCATGCGTCGTCACGCGGCGAGCGCGAAGCGGAGATGCTCGCGCAGGGCTACCCGGCGTACACGACATCGGCCGGCTGGCTTGGCTATGACGATGACAAGATTCGCCGCCTCGCGCGCGAAGGCGTCGCGCAGGGTTGGACGCACTTCAAGCAGAAGGTGGGCGGCAATCTCGACGAAGACATGCGGCGCGCCCGCATCTTAAGAGAAGAGATCGGCGCAAACCGCAAGCTGATGATGGATGCGAACCAGGTCTGGGACGTCGACGAAGCGGTGGCGAACATGCGACGCCTCGCGCAGTTCGACCCGTGGTGGATCGAAGAGCCGACCAGCCCCGACGACATTCTCGGCCACGCGGCGATCCGTCAGCGGCTCAAACCGATCGGCGTGGCGACCGGCGAGCATTGCCACAATCGGGTGATGTTCAAACAGTTGCTGCAGGCACAGGCCATCGACTTTTGTCAGGTCGACAGTTGCCGGCTGGGCGGTCTGAACGAAGTGATCGTGGTCCTGCTGATGGCGGCAAAATTCGGCGTGCCCGTGTGTCCGCATGCGGGCGGCGTCGGTTTGTGCGAGTACGTGCAGCATATTTCGCTGTTCGACTATGTTTGCGTGTCGGCGTCGCCGGAGAATCGGGTGCTCGAATACGTGGATCATCTGCATGAGCATTTCATCGATCCGGTGGTGATCCGCAATGGGCGTTATATGCCGCCGCAGCGCCCCGGCTACAGCATCGAAATGCACGCGGCGTCGCTCGACCGGTATCGTTTTCCTGACGGTGCGGGCTGGACGACCTGA
- a CDS encoding ABC transporter substrate-binding protein, with the protein MLNRKLFGVVVGVGALVGVTNLARAEEPYIPLISKGFQHQFWQAVKSGAEQAAKEQKARITFEGPETEAMVDKQIDMLSAALAKKPQALGIAALDSKAAIPLLRRAQAAKIPVIAFDSGVDSDIPLTTCATDNLAAAALAADKMAAAIGDSGEVGLVVHDQTSRTGVDRRDGFLNEMKAKHPNVKIVSVQYGGGDHLKSAEIAKAMIQANPNLKGIFGSNEGSAEGAAIGVKESGKKLVLIGYDSGKEQKDDINSGLMLGAITQNPVGIGKCVVDSAMKALKGEKLPKKVDTGFYWYDKSNMSDPKIAAVLYD; encoded by the coding sequence ATGTTGAATCGAAAACTATTCGGTGTCGTGGTCGGCGTGGGCGCGCTGGTCGGCGTGACGAATCTGGCCCGCGCGGAAGAACCGTATATTCCGCTGATCTCGAAGGGCTTCCAGCATCAGTTCTGGCAAGCCGTCAAATCCGGCGCCGAACAGGCGGCGAAGGAACAGAAAGCCCGCATCACGTTCGAAGGTCCCGAGACCGAGGCCATGGTCGACAAGCAGATCGACATGTTGTCGGCGGCGCTGGCGAAGAAGCCGCAGGCGCTCGGCATCGCCGCGCTCGACAGCAAAGCGGCCATTCCGCTGCTGCGCCGCGCGCAGGCCGCCAAGATACCGGTGATCGCGTTCGACTCGGGCGTCGACAGCGACATTCCGCTCACGACCTGCGCGACCGACAATCTCGCCGCGGCCGCGCTCGCCGCCGACAAGATGGCGGCGGCAATCGGCGATTCGGGCGAAGTGGGGCTCGTGGTGCACGACCAGACCAGCCGCACGGGCGTGGACCGTCGCGATGGATTCCTGAATGAGATGAAGGCGAAGCATCCGAACGTCAAGATCGTGTCCGTGCAGTACGGCGGTGGCGACCACTTGAAGTCCGCGGAAATCGCCAAGGCGATGATCCAGGCCAATCCCAATCTGAAGGGCATTTTCGGTTCGAATGAAGGCTCGGCCGAAGGCGCGGCGATCGGCGTCAAGGAGTCGGGCAAGAAGCTTGTGCTGATCGGCTACGACTCCGGCAAGGAGCAGAAAGACGACATCAATTCCGGTCTGATGCTGGGCGCGATCACGCAGAACCCGGTCGGCATCGGCAAGTGCGTCGTCGATTCCGCGATGAAGGCGCTGAAGGGCGAGAAGCTGCCGAAGAAGGTCGACACCGGCTTCTACTGGTACGACAAGAGCAACATGAGCGATCCGAAGATCGCCGCCGTGCTGTATGACTGA
- a CDS encoding ABC transporter permease, with the protein MKLPSDTSALVNEGRASGLRARLFAPAALQKMLAFASLVLLLVFFSFASPAFMQIDNILGILQATAVNGVLAIACTFIIITGGIDLSVGTLMTFTAVICGVFLTYWHLPMWTGVLAAIGAGAMCGTISGTLIAKMKIPPFIATLGMMLLLKGLSLVVSADKPIYFTDTENFTLISQDSLIGYVLPNLPVPNGVLILFFLAIVSSLTLNRTALGRYTFALGSNEEAVRLSGVNVDRWKIAIYALGGAICGIAGLLIASRLNSAQPALGQGYELEAIAAVVIGGTSLSGGAGTILGTIIGAFIMSVLTNGLRILSVAQEWQIVVTGLIIILAVYADILRRSKR; encoded by the coding sequence ATGAAGTTGCCATCGGATACGTCGGCGTTAGTGAACGAGGGGCGCGCCTCCGGCCTGAGAGCGCGTCTCTTCGCGCCGGCCGCGCTGCAAAAAATGCTGGCGTTTGCGAGCCTGGTCCTGCTGCTGGTGTTCTTCAGTTTCGCGTCGCCGGCGTTCATGCAGATCGACAATATTCTCGGCATTCTGCAGGCCACGGCCGTCAACGGCGTGCTGGCGATTGCCTGCACGTTCATCATCATCACCGGCGGCATCGATCTGTCGGTCGGCACGCTGATGACGTTCACGGCGGTCATTTGCGGCGTGTTTCTCACCTACTGGCATCTGCCGATGTGGACCGGCGTGCTCGCGGCGATCGGCGCCGGCGCGATGTGCGGGACCATTTCAGGAACCCTCATCGCCAAGATGAAAATCCCGCCGTTCATCGCGACGCTCGGCATGATGCTGCTGCTGAAAGGGCTCTCGCTGGTGGTCTCGGCCGACAAGCCGATTTACTTCACCGACACTGAAAACTTCACCCTGATCTCGCAGGATTCGCTGATCGGTTACGTGCTGCCGAACCTGCCGGTGCCGAACGGCGTGCTGATCCTGTTTTTCCTGGCAATCGTGAGTTCGCTCACGTTGAATCGCACGGCGCTCGGCCGCTACACATTCGCGCTCGGCAGCAACGAAGAAGCGGTGCGTCTGTCCGGCGTGAACGTCGACCGCTGGAAGATCGCGATTTACGCGCTCGGCGGCGCTATTTGCGGCATTGCCGGCTTGCTGATCGCGTCGCGGCTGAATTCCGCGCAGCCGGCGCTCGGCCAGGGCTATGAACTCGAAGCGATCGCCGCCGTGGTGATCGGCGGCACGTCGCTGAGCGGCGGCGCGGGCACGATCCTCGGTACGATCATCGGCGCGTTCATCATGAGCGTGCTGACCAACGGGCTGCGCATCCTGTCGGTCGCGCAGGAATGGCAGATCGTCGTGACCGGGCTGATCATCATTCTCGCGGTGTATGCCGATATCCTGCGGCGCAGCAAGCGCTGA
- a CDS encoding sugar ABC transporter ATP-binding protein, producing MIPLISVKKLSKSFPGVRALHEVQLELMTGEVHALMGENGAGKSTLMKILAGVYTRDTGEILVDGQPVDFQSPRDAQAVGVGIIHQELQLMNHLSVAQNIFIGREPRGRLGVFLDDDKLNAQARDILARMHVNIDPRAMVGALTVAKQQMVEIAKALSFDSRVLIMDEPTSALNDAEIAELFRIIRELKSRGVGIVYISHKMDELKQIADRVTVLRDGEYVATVAVADASVETIIGMMVGRTLTDVEPPNNTADKGEIALQVKHLNAGPLVRDVSFTLHNGEILGFAGLMGAGRTEVARAVFGADPIESGEIVVRGKRVTIRQPSDAVAHGIGYLSEDRKRYGLATGMDVESNIVMSNLDKFLSLNFFLRRARIRRTAGHFIKLLAIRTPSATQPVRLLSGGNQQKVVIAKWLERDCDVLFFDEPTRGIDVGAKSEIYKLLRALAAQGKAIVMISSELPEILRMSDRIVVMCEGRITGELLAAEASQESIMHLATQRDPLKAAA from the coding sequence ATGATCCCACTGATTTCCGTAAAAAAGCTCAGCAAGAGTTTCCCCGGCGTACGGGCGCTTCACGAGGTCCAGCTTGAGCTGATGACCGGAGAAGTCCATGCGCTGATGGGTGAAAACGGCGCGGGCAAATCGACGTTAATGAAAATCCTCGCCGGCGTGTACACGCGCGATACCGGCGAAATTCTCGTCGACGGCCAGCCGGTCGATTTCCAGAGCCCACGCGACGCCCAGGCCGTCGGCGTCGGCATCATTCATCAGGAACTCCAACTGATGAACCATCTGAGCGTGGCGCAGAACATCTTCATCGGCCGCGAGCCGCGCGGACGCCTCGGCGTTTTCCTCGACGACGACAAGCTCAACGCACAGGCACGCGACATTCTCGCCCGCATGCACGTGAACATCGACCCGCGCGCCATGGTCGGCGCACTGACTGTGGCCAAACAGCAAATGGTGGAGATCGCCAAGGCGTTGTCGTTCGATTCGCGCGTGCTGATCATGGACGAACCGACCTCGGCCCTCAACGACGCCGAGATCGCCGAACTGTTCCGCATCATCCGCGAGTTGAAGAGCCGGGGCGTGGGCATCGTCTACATTTCCCACAAAATGGACGAGTTGAAGCAGATCGCCGACCGCGTGACCGTGTTACGCGACGGCGAATACGTGGCCACCGTCGCCGTTGCGGACGCCAGCGTCGAGACGATCATCGGCATGATGGTCGGGCGCACCCTGACCGACGTCGAGCCGCCTAACAACACCGCGGACAAAGGCGAGATCGCGCTCCAGGTCAAACACCTGAATGCGGGCCCGCTGGTCAGAGACGTGAGCTTCACGCTACACAACGGCGAGATTCTGGGGTTTGCCGGCCTGATGGGCGCCGGCCGCACGGAAGTCGCGCGCGCGGTGTTCGGCGCCGATCCGATCGAATCCGGCGAAATCGTCGTGCGAGGCAAGCGGGTGACGATCCGCCAGCCGAGCGACGCCGTCGCGCACGGCATCGGCTATCTGTCGGAAGACCGCAAGCGCTATGGCCTCGCGACCGGCATGGACGTCGAGTCGAACATCGTCATGTCCAATCTGGACAAATTCCTGTCGCTCAACTTCTTCCTGCGCCGTGCACGGATTCGCCGCACGGCCGGTCATTTCATCAAATTGCTCGCCATTCGCACGCCGTCCGCGACGCAGCCGGTCCGCCTGCTATCGGGCGGCAATCAGCAGAAGGTCGTGATCGCCAAATGGCTCGAACGCGACTGCGACGTGCTGTTCTTCGACGAACCCACGCGCGGTATCGACGTCGGCGCCAAAAGCGAAATCTACAAGCTGCTGCGCGCGCTCGCGGCGCAAGGCAAGGCGATCGTGATGATCTCGTCGGAGCTGCCGGAAATCCTGCGCATGAGCGACCGCATCGTCGTGATGTGCGAAGGCCGCATTACCGGCGAACTCCTGGCCGCCGAGGCGTCGCAGGAAAGCATCATGCATCTCGCGACGCAGCGCGACCCCTTGAAAGCAGCGGCATGA
- a CDS encoding alcohol dehydrogenase catalytic domain-containing protein — translation MKALVYTGPNEMQLLERADPEPAAGEVVLKIDAVGICGSDMHAYHGHDPRRQPGLVLGHEFAGTVAASRAPHVPVGLRVTGNPLITCGRCDYCLQGRDNLCVDRTMVGMTRPGAFAEYMSIPAASLIEIPPDMPATHAAMTEPAATALHALNLSMRALSRPLPETRTLVIGGGAIGLLAALLLRSYGCRNVEMAEVNPLRRASAERHAGCRAFDPQTTDTPPNRFDFVLDAVGAKATRKLSLSAVKPGGVIMHIGLLDWDSEIDMRKLTLAEISLLGTYTYSMADLRATVAALAGGAFGDLAWKQTRPLEGGARAFEELDQGRVESSKVILVPA, via the coding sequence ATGAAAGCATTGGTGTACACCGGACCCAACGAAATGCAGCTGCTCGAGCGCGCCGATCCGGAGCCGGCGGCGGGCGAGGTCGTGCTGAAGATCGACGCCGTCGGCATCTGCGGCTCGGACATGCATGCTTACCACGGTCACGATCCGCGCCGTCAGCCCGGGCTGGTGCTGGGGCATGAGTTCGCCGGCACGGTCGCGGCGAGCCGCGCGCCGCATGTGCCGGTCGGCCTCAGGGTGACCGGCAATCCGTTGATCACGTGCGGGCGCTGCGACTATTGCCTGCAGGGACGCGACAATCTGTGCGTCGACCGGACCATGGTCGGCATGACGCGACCGGGTGCGTTCGCCGAGTACATGTCGATACCCGCCGCGAGCCTGATCGAGATTCCGCCCGACATGCCGGCGACGCACGCCGCGATGACCGAACCGGCCGCGACCGCACTGCACGCGCTCAATCTGTCGATGCGCGCGCTATCCCGGCCGTTGCCCGAAACGCGCACGCTGGTGATTGGCGGCGGCGCGATCGGTCTGCTCGCGGCCTTGCTGCTGAGAAGCTACGGCTGTCGCAACGTGGAGATGGCGGAGGTCAATCCGCTGCGGCGTGCTTCGGCGGAGCGCCATGCCGGCTGCCGGGCCTTCGATCCGCAGACCACCGACACGCCGCCGAATCGCTTCGATTTCGTGCTCGATGCGGTCGGCGCCAAGGCCACGCGCAAGCTCTCGCTGTCGGCGGTAAAGCCGGGCGGCGTGATTATGCATATCGGCCTGCTCGACTGGGATAGCGAAATCGACATGCGCAAGCTGACGCTCGCCGAGATCTCGCTGCTTGGCACCTACACCTACTCGATGGCCGATCTGCGGGCGACCGTCGCCGCGCTCGCCGGCGGCGCATTCGGCGATCTCGCGTGGAAGCAGACACGTCCCCTCGAAGGCGGCGCGCGCGCGTTCGAAGAGCTCGATCAGGGCCGTGTCGAATCGAGCAAAGTGATTCTGGTGCCGGCTTAG
- a CDS encoding SDR family oxidoreductase has translation MAPNQPDSRRAVQGLFGLGGRTALVTGGNSGIGEAMAHALGLAGARVILVARRRDTLDLASGRLAADGIETHALPHDLADEDAARECALTAQRLYGQIDILVNAAGINLRQPFGEVTPDAWRRQLALHLGAPFFMTQALAPAMQTRGFGRILNIASLQSYRAFGDSAPYGAAKGGIVQLTRAMAQAWSPHGITCNAIGPGFFPTALTAPVFGNAALAAQHAAQTCIGRNGRLEDLYGATVFLASEASAYITGQTLMVDGGYTAR, from the coding sequence GTGGCGCCGAACCAGCCTGATTCGCGCCGAGCGGTACAAGGTCTGTTCGGTCTGGGCGGCCGCACCGCGCTCGTGACCGGTGGCAATTCGGGCATTGGCGAGGCAATGGCGCATGCGCTCGGTCTTGCCGGCGCGCGCGTGATTCTGGTCGCGCGCCGGCGCGACACGCTCGATCTCGCGAGCGGGCGCCTCGCCGCCGACGGCATCGAAACGCACGCGTTGCCGCACGATCTCGCGGACGAAGACGCTGCTCGCGAGTGTGCGCTCACGGCGCAACGCCTGTATGGCCAGATCGACATTCTCGTCAACGCGGCGGGTATCAATCTGCGCCAGCCATTCGGCGAAGTGACGCCGGACGCCTGGCGTCGGCAGTTGGCGCTGCATCTCGGCGCGCCTTTTTTCATGACGCAGGCGCTCGCCCCGGCCATGCAGACGCGCGGCTTCGGCCGGATACTGAATATCGCCTCGCTGCAGTCGTATCGTGCGTTCGGCGACAGTGCGCCGTACGGCGCCGCCAAGGGCGGCATCGTGCAGCTCACGCGGGCGATGGCGCAGGCCTGGTCGCCCCACGGGATCACCTGCAACGCGATCGGTCCGGGCTTCTTTCCGACGGCGTTGACGGCGCCCGTGTTCGGCAACGCCGCGCTCGCCGCGCAACACGCGGCGCAAACCTGCATCGGCCGCAATGGCCGGCTCGAGGACCTGTACGGAGCGACGGTGTTCCTCGCCAGCGAGGCATCGGCCTATATCACTGGACAAACCCTGATGGTCGACGGCGGCTATACCGCGCGTTGA